The Pseudomonas leptonychotis genomic sequence ATCGGCTGCAGATGTAGCCGGTACAGTGCTGCTGGTTAGAACCACAATCTTCAAAGTGGCATAGAGACAACGCTCACCACTCAGACTCTTAAGGGTTCGCATCAATAACGACGAATCCGTCTCGGTATCGAGCACAACAATGCCGATCAGCGGTCCGCCATCATGCTCTAGCAAGTAGTGGTTGATCAGTTTGTTTTCTGCTTCCGTTGGCAGGCGTTCGGCGAGCCATCGCTGCAGGGCCGGCTCTTCCGTGCGCGCCTCAGCCAGGACACCCAAGCTCTGCAGCATGTCTTCCCGACCATGCTTCAGCGCCTCACTGGCCGAGCCGAGATAACGCCGATACAAGGTTTGATAGAGTTCCGGGAAGTTTTTCCGCTCCCGCCCCAGCATATGATCGCTGCCAGCCCCTTGGTCGCGGGTGTGCACCTCACTGGTAACCACTGGCACATGCACAAACGGGTAGCGTGTGGCCAGGCGCAGGAGCATGTCCCAGTCTTCGAATGCAGCCAGTCCCGTATCGAATTCCCCGACCTCATCCAGCATGTCACGAGGGTGCGCCCAGGTATTGACCGGGATGTAGTTCTGAACAAACAGGCGATCACGGTCAAAAGCGTTGTGCTCAAACGGCCTACTGCGGCCCTGCTCGATTCGCTGCCCATTCTCCAGGCGCTCACTGACGTACTCCACACCGGTGTACACCACGCTGCGTGGATGCGCCGCAAAAGCCTCAGCCAAGACTGCCAAATGGTTGGGCAGGTAAATATCATCGTCATCTAAGTAGACGACGTAGCGTCCTCTCGCCTGTTTCAAGCCAGCATTACGTGCAGCAGACAAACCGCGATTAGAGCCCTGACGAAGGTAGGTGATCGGGAACTCATAACCGGCCAAGAGCGACTCGACAGGGTCGCCATTATCGTTGACCAGTATCACTTCGAAGTCGCGCAGGCTCTGCTGTTCAACGCTGCCTAAAGCATCCTTGAGTAGGTCAGGACGATTATACGTGGTGAGAATGATCGAGAACTGGCACTCCAGCTCTGCACGCTCAGCACTGTCCAGCAGCGCGTTACGGATCGCCTCGATGCGGGCCTGCAAGGGCACTCGCACCTCAGGCGTATAGGCTTCGACACGCTGTCTATAAAGCTGCCAGATGGGTTGCGCAGCAGCGATCATGCGATTACGAGTTGCCGCATCAGCAAGGCTTATTTCAAGTATCTCGGTATGCTCGCGCAGAGGCCGATCACTGCCATAGAAGCTTTTTGAAATCTGCCCTTCGTGAACCCGATAGCCCACAGTGGGTTGACGTAAGAAAACGAAATCTGGAGCAACGCGGCCAAGACGAATCCACAACTCCCAGTCACCAGCCAGCATGTCGTGACGATGAATACCGCCTTCAGGTAGAGCCACTAAATGCAGAGCGCTGCGCCGCAACATAACGGCCGAAGGCGTGATGTAGTTGTCGAAACTGAGCAGGTCAATGACCTCGTCACGCCCCCCGCAATACGACTGAGGCCGGTGCCCAGGGTGCTCAGCATACTGAGTGCGCGCGCCCTGCTCATCGATCCAGTAACACTGCGTATAGCCCAATGCGGCCTGCGGATTAGCATCAAGCGCTTCAACTAGAGAGCTCAAGTGGCCTGGATAAAGAATATCGTCTGAGCCCAAAACAACGATATAACGCCCACTACCGGCGGCCACACACTTGTTGTAATTGCCGGTCATGCCGAGGTTCTGCGCGTTGACCTCGTATTGCAGGCGTGGCTCGTCAGCGTAGCCCTGCAAAACCGCCAGACTGTTATCTTTCGAGCAGTCGTCATAGACCAGCACTTCGACTCGAACACCCTCTTGAGACAGGATCGAATCAATAGTCTGACCAATAAACGCGGCGTTGTTATAGGACATCACGGCCACAGTGACATCGACCTGGGTTGCTGGCGCAGCAAGACCTGGTGATAGCGAAGCCAGCACGCCAGGTTTACGCCGATTGGCCAGCTCGCCATGCAGCGCCTCAGCGCTCAATGGCTGCTCGGGAAGCGCTTGCGAGAGCTCTTCCCGGCGTACGGCATCTTGGGCCAGCCAGTGCCGCAGCTCGCTCACCGGAAATTCAACACTCCAGTGAAATACGACCGTATGGGTGCCAGGTAAACCCTGTACTGGGTGGTAAACCAGACGCACGCCCACAGCAGCTGCCAGGGTGTGGAAGAACCAATACCACATCTGCGGATTGTCCTGGATCAGCATGACCAGGGTTGCCCCTTGGGGCATCCACAGCACATTGGCGGCAGCGGCTCCCGACCCCAGGACAGCTAGGTTGCAGGACGCCAGACTCCGAACTTGCGTAGAAAAGTCGCTGATTTCCGGCTGGAAAGCCTGAAAACCATCGGCTTGCAACTGACGAATCACCTCCTGCTGATTGACGATAGTGCGACCATTACCACCCGGCGGGCGAATTAGATAAGCCTTGCTCTGGCCGTCAATTGCTTCACAGCGAGACTTCACATAGCAGGCCATCCAGGCGATTGCCGTCGGATAAATATGATACTCATCGCCCCGGTAAACGTAGCCGGCACGCGGCTCCCAGATATCGGCGGTATCGGAGAAGTAATGAAGAACCGATACGTCGCAAGCGCGCCCAAACTCAACACAGACAGTTTTCTCCCGCGGCCAGAAGATCGCGAGAGACTCCATGATCGAGCTAGGTAAACCGGCCTCTACCAATAGAACAGTGTCATCCGGCAACACCGCCTGATTGATCCAGTAAAAACGCCCAAGTTTTTCGCTCAGCCAGTGGGCATAGTTGCCGTTTTCCCAACCAAAAAAAGCGATCGCATTAGCTACGCGTAAGGGCTCACCCTTGCCACAGTAAAACTGGCATTCGCCACTGTCGTTGATGCGCAGCCCGTGCTTCTCATACCAAGCGTTATTGATTCGGCCGAGGTTGTCATAAACACCGTCGCAGATGTACTCACCATGAGCGATATCGCCAATACCCGCCATACCGGCTACCAGGCGCACATCGTGAAAACGCCCACGGTACTGCGCCAAGGTAATCTGCGTTGCCTGACGTACGCTTTGCTCCAACGAGAAGTTCACCATTTCCAGTGGTGGAGGTGACCATGAGCTAGCCGTGGCCAGTTCCATCAGCTCGATGCAGCCCGCAGCGCTGCGAACAGGAACCACCTTGGCGCTGACGGCTGTATCTCGCAGATGACTCCACTGGGGCATACAGAAAACTCCGATTGAACCAATTGAATAGAAAGAAATAATGCCGAAGGTACAGACACAGCGCGCTTAGTTAGCCGAGCGGTTTGCCAAGGGCAGCCTGACTGAACTGATCATAATCACGGAAATAGTCGTCTTCGCTGAAGTGTTCAGACGCCAGCACCATGCACACAGACCCGCTGGAGAAATTGTCGATTTCCCGCCAGATCATTGGCGGGATATAGAGACCGTAGTAGGAGCGATTGAGGTGGTACTTGAATTTGGTGCGACCGTCGTCGAGCAAAATATCGAAGCTACCCGACATGGCGATCAGCAACTGGTGCAAGCCCTTGTGCGCATGCCCGCCTCGTTGGGAGCCACCTGGTACATCGTAGAGGTAGTAAACACGCTTAATATCAAAGGGAATGTGGTTACCACCCTCGATAAACGTGAGGTTACCGCGACGATCCTCAATGATCGGTAGGTCGATGATCTTGCAGTGCTGAAGAGACATATAAGCGCTCCAAATACGCTGGTAGAACCCATTCTGCCTACTCTCGATCATCTTTAGAGCGGTAGGGCTTGAGCAGCCGTAGTGTCAAAAAAACATGACCACCACGATTTCTATGTTCTATAGCAAAATTTGAACCACCCATCCATGTCACGCACGGAAAGCATTGCATGCGTCGATGGTTCGATCGATCCAAGTATCCGCAAGCCCAGGATAGAGAGGCAGACTGAGTACTTCGCCAGCCAACTGGCTGGACAACGGCAAGTTTAGGTTGGCGAAACCGTGGTAAGCCTGCTGCTTATGAATTGGAATAGGGTAGTGAATGAGGCTCGGCACACCGCTGCGTTCCAAGTGAGCCTGGAGCGCTTCACGCTGCTCGCAGCGAATCACAAACTGATGCCAGACATGACTGCTCGCAACTGCCGGCGCTTGCGGCAAACGCAGGTGTGGATTACAGATCTCGGCGAGGTAGCGTGTGGCTATCTTTCGGCGTGCGTATGCATCACTTTCCATGCGCAGCAGTTTCACTCGTAGAAATGCAGCCTGAAGCTCATCCAACCGCGAGTTGACACCCTGAACCTCGTGCACGTACTTGCGGCTAGAGCCATAGCTGCGCAGCTTACGCACCTGCTCGGCAAGCGCATCGTCGTGCGTGGTCAAAGCTCCGGCATCGCCGAGCGCGCCAATATTTTTTACCGGAAAAAAACTGAAACCCGCCGCGTCGCCAAGCGAGCCGGCTGGCCGGCCCTGAGCGTCAAGAGCACCGTGGGCTTGGGCCGCATCTTCGATAAGCAAAAGATCATAACGATCAGCGAGTGCCCGCAAACTCGCCATATCGGCGAGCTGACCATAGAGGTGCACGGCGATCACGGCTTTGGATCGCGCACCGATAGCCGCTTCAACAGCGGCAGAATCTATGTTGAACGTTACGCTATCAGGCTCCACCAGCACTGGAGTCAACCCCGCCTCGCTAACAGCCAAGGCAGTGGCAATAAAGCTGTTGTCCGGCAGAATGACTTCGTCGCCCTCAACCAAACGCCCCAACTGGATATAACCGCGCAGGATCAGGGTTAACGCATCAAGGCCGTTACCGACGCCAATGGCGTGTTGCACGCCGCACGCCACAGCGTACTCTGCCTCAAACGCAGAAACCTCCGCCCCCAGAACATACCAACCAGATCGGAGTACGCGTTGAAAAGCCTCGGTCAACGCGGTTTCATCACGCAGATTAAGAGCAGCAAGATCAAGAAAAGGAAACATGTTACTCATCCAGATAGCGCACGATACGTGCAGGATTACCTACAACAAGTGCGCACGGTGGGACGTCACGAGTGACGACAGCGCCAGCACCGACCATAGCGCCGCTACCAATAGTAAGACCCGGCAAAATGACGGCAGCAGCGCCGATCGATGCGCCTTGTTCAATCACAGTCTGGGCAAAGCTATCGGGGTAATGCTTGGAGCGCGGTAAGCGATCATTGGTAAACGTGGCATTAGGGCCGATAAACACATCGTCAGCAACACGCAAACCATCCCACAGATAGACCCCACACTTCACCGTCACCCGATCACCCAGAACTACATCGTTCTCGATGAAACAGTGTGCATTTATATTGCAGTCCCGCCCTATACGCGCCCGCTGCAAAATCACCACGTACTGCCAAACCGAAGTGCCTTCGCCGATCGACTGGCTTTGAACGTCCGCAGATGGATGAATGGATGCCATATATCGCCTCACTTACTGAATGGATGAGGGTAGCAAGCCTGATTTGCAGCGTCACGGAAGAACACCTTAACGGCCAGCGGATTTCCAGTAACATGAGCCAACAGTAATTGCCAGGATTGGACGGCATGGCGAGCGAACTCGATCGTATTGGTTTTTTGATTCATAACCCTGAGATGTTTAATCACTACCACGCTGTTTGGCAGCACCTGCCAGCGGGCAGTGTGGAAATCGCGGTCACCGGCAAAACCCAGCAAGATATTGATACGGTCATAGCAGCCAGCGAACGGCGGAATTTACCTTGGCGTGATGCCCGTGAGCTGCTGGCACGCAAGGAGCGCTACAACACACTGGTCTCCAGCTTTCCACAACACTATCTGCGCGGCGCCGACTCCCCTTACCTGCCCAAATCTATCGGCCGCTGCAACCTGAGGTTCATGTATGCCAATGGCAAGGCAGGCTGGAACTTTCAACCGTGGAATCAGCAGTACGACAGCATCCTGTGTTTTGGCCCCTACCAGGCCGAACATCTGGAGTTCTGCCGGAACACGCTAAAAGTCCAGATGGGTTACCCGCGCTTTGACCGCTTCTTCAACCAACCACTCGATCGCATTGCGAGCCTGACCGCGCTCAAGCTCGATCCGTCGCGCAAGACGGTAGTGTGGCTACCTACCTGGAGCACGCTGAGCTCAATCGAGCTGTTCGCAGTCGCCATTGCCCGACTGCAAACGCACTACAACGTGATCGTCAAGCCACACCCCATCACCCTAACCGACGAGCCTGCACGCATGCGCGAGCTCGAGCGTTTCAACTGTGTGATTCGTGAGCACATCGATAACGTCGAGTTGTTCCAGCTGGCCGACTTCCTGCTCTGTGACTACGGTGGCTCAGCTTTCGGCGGTATCTATACCGACCGTAATGTACTGCTTCTAGACCTGCCTAACGCCGAGAGCGACCCGTTAATGGGTGAAGACTCCTCCGACATCTGGTTACGCAAGTACATGCCACACCTCACTGCGCAGCAGGCCGGAAGGCTAGAGGAGATGCTCGATGACGAAGCCTTATGGACGGCCCAGCGCAGCGTGCGCGCCAGCCTCAGTCAGTACTACTTCGCCCCATTTTATGGTTACGCCGGCCAGGTTGCTGCCCTGGCTATTGCCAACGCTGCACGCTCACTAGCAGGAAGAGCCTAATGGTCATCTGGCTGATCGGCCTATCGGGCTCCGGTAAAACCACCCTAGGCAAAGAAATAGTCAGTCAGTGGAAAACCAGCGCGCCCAACACTGTCTTGGTTGACGGTGACGAGGTGCGGCGAATATTTCGCCAAGACACCCAAGCAGCCGATTACAGCATGGCCGGGCGGCGGCTCAATGCCGAGCGTATTTTCGAGCTTTGCGCCTGGCTCGACGCCCAGAATATCAATGTGGTGTGCAGCATCTTGTCGATCTTCCCCGACCTGCGCGCACGCAACCGGGAACAGTTCCAACGTTATTTTGAGGTGTACCTTAACCCGCCGATGCAGACGCTATTGGAACGCGACACCAAAGGCCTTTATCGCAAGGCCCTGGCCGGCGAAATGAACGATATGGTGGGCGTGGATATTGCCTTTCCAGCGCCAACGGCTGCTGACTTGGAAATTGACACCAGCCAGCCAGGCGACGTCAGCGCACTGGCACGTCATATTATTGAGCAGGCACAAGAATCGGCATGAGCAGCGTCAGCTATCCCTACAGCCAAGGCGACCGCCTGGAAGAGCGCAACACCTATTTCTATAGCGAGTATCACGGTGCAGCATTCTTTCCTGCTTGGCTCGCCAGCCGGCAGGCAGCACTGACCTGCCTCCCAGAGCCGCAGCCCCTCGGTTTACCCCTCCCCGACCTTGCCATAACGAATGGCTTCCACACTGCAGCACTGCTCGCTGGTTTGCTTACTGAGGCACCCGACAATCTGCAGAACAGACGCACTGCCGAGCGCCTGCTGCAACGTTTCGAAGTCAGCAAACGTCTCTATCGCAGCTACAACAGCGACTTCAGAGCCGTGCTCGACAGTGGATATGAAGAGCTGGAGCTTTACCTGCAGTTCGCCTCGCTAT encodes the following:
- a CDS encoding glycosyltransferase — translated: MPQWSHLRDTAVSAKVVPVRSAAGCIELMELATASSWSPPPLEMVNFSLEQSVRQATQITLAQYRGRFHDVRLVAGMAGIGDIAHGEYICDGVYDNLGRINNAWYEKHGLRINDSGECQFYCGKGEPLRVANAIAFFGWENGNYAHWLSEKLGRFYWINQAVLPDDTVLLVEAGLPSSIMESLAIFWPREKTVCVEFGRACDVSVLHYFSDTADIWEPRAGYVYRGDEYHIYPTAIAWMACYVKSRCEAIDGQSKAYLIRPPGGNGRTIVNQQEVIRQLQADGFQAFQPEISDFSTQVRSLASCNLAVLGSGAAAANVLWMPQGATLVMLIQDNPQMWYWFFHTLAAAVGVRLVYHPVQGLPGTHTVVFHWSVEFPVSELRHWLAQDAVRREELSQALPEQPLSAEALHGELANRRKPGVLASLSPGLAAPATQVDVTVAVMSYNNAAFIGQTIDSILSQEGVRVEVLVYDDCSKDNSLAVLQGYADEPRLQYEVNAQNLGMTGNYNKCVAAGSGRYIVVLGSDDILYPGHLSSLVEALDANPQAALGYTQCYWIDEQGARTQYAEHPGHRPQSYCGGRDEVIDLLSFDNYITPSAVMLRRSALHLVALPEGGIHRHDMLAGDWELWIRLGRVAPDFVFLRQPTVGYRVHEGQISKSFYGSDRPLREHTEILEISLADAATRNRMIAAAQPIWQLYRQRVEAYTPEVRVPLQARIEAIRNALLDSAERAELECQFSIILTTYNRPDLLKDALGSVEQQSLRDFEVILVNDNGDPVESLLAGYEFPITYLRQGSNRGLSAARNAGLKQARGRYVVYLDDDDIYLPNHLAVLAEAFAAHPRSVVYTGVEYVSERLENGQRIEQGRSRPFEHNAFDRDRLFVQNYIPVNTWAHPRDMLDEVGEFDTGLAAFEDWDMLLRLATRYPFVHVPVVTSEVHTRDQGAGSDHMLGRERKNFPELYQTLYRRYLGSASEALKHGREDMLQSLGVLAEARTEEPALQRWLAERLPTEAENKLINHYLLEHDGGPLIGIVVLDTETDSSLLMRTLKSLSGERCLYATLKIVVLTSSTVPATSAADKLHFIQLAGGEIAEQLNRAISASDFTWFMLARAGDEFTPSGLMVAGLELTANPDCRAIYGDQLQRLPDGSLGGAFLPGFNLDLLLSFPLVMARHWLFRRDVFLAAGGFDAQFADALEFDLLTRLIEAEGLLGLGHVGEPLLITDAPALGDNLDERRVIERHLAQRGYQARVVPGLPARYRIDYGHSATPLVSILIAVDAPLACVQRCLDSLLEKTAYPHYEILLGAHDGADVETQAWLQGIAALADARLRVVSCGDLAQVQNRAAAEAQGDYLLLLSCESVAVSESWLGELLNHAQRPEVGVVGGKLLSSDGRIDQAGLLLGLRGPAGRAFAGEPMDSAGYLQRLQVDQNYSAVSDACLMVRADLYRQLGGLDAALSAYRDVDFCLRVRAAGYLTVWAAHAVLMHEHVYREPVVAEQDALYERHLAAIARDPAYNRNLALSGRGFDLEADVGLTWRPLSWRPLPVVLAHPADPFGCGNYRVIKPFSALKEAGIVDGMMSIGLLQVPDLERFDPDVIVLQRQIGDQRLDAMRRIQKFSRAFTVYELDDYLPNLPLKSVHRAQMPKDILKSLRKGLSFVDRFTVSTAPLAEAFAGLHGDIRVIENRLPVDWWSGLSAKRRRGAKPRVGWAGGVSHTGDLELIADVVKELAGEVEWVFMGMCPDKIRPYVHEVHAGVGIDLYPAALASLDLDLALAPVEQNLFNECKSNLRLLEYGACGFPVVCSDLVCYQGALPVTRVKNRFKDWVDAIRMHVSDPDASARAGDELRRQVQEGWMLEGANLEAWRASWLPD
- a CDS encoding sugar 3,4-ketoisomerase → MSLQHCKIIDLPIIEDRRGNLTFIEGGNHIPFDIKRVYYLYDVPGGSQRGGHAHKGLHQLLIAMSGSFDILLDDGRTKFKYHLNRSYYGLYIPPMIWREIDNFSSGSVCMVLASEHFSEDDYFRDYDQFSQAALGKPLG
- a CDS encoding DegT/DnrJ/EryC1/StrS family aminotransferase, whose translation is MFPFLDLAALNLRDETALTEAFQRVLRSGWYVLGAEVSAFEAEYAVACGVQHAIGVGNGLDALTLILRGYIQLGRLVEGDEVILPDNSFIATALAVSEAGLTPVLVEPDSVTFNIDSAAVEAAIGARSKAVIAVHLYGQLADMASLRALADRYDLLLIEDAAQAHGALDAQGRPAGSLGDAAGFSFFPVKNIGALGDAGALTTHDDALAEQVRKLRSYGSSRKYVHEVQGVNSRLDELQAAFLRVKLLRMESDAYARRKIATRYLAEICNPHLRLPQAPAVASSHVWHQFVIRCEQREALQAHLERSGVPSLIHYPIPIHKQQAYHGFANLNLPLSSQLAGEVLSLPLYPGLADTWIDRTIDACNAFRA
- a CDS encoding acyltransferase; this translates as MASIHPSADVQSQSIGEGTSVWQYVVILQRARIGRDCNINAHCFIENDVVLGDRVTVKCGVYLWDGLRVADDVFIGPNATFTNDRLPRSKHYPDSFAQTVIEQGASIGAAAVILPGLTIGSGAMVGAGAVVTRDVPPCALVVGNPARIVRYLDE
- a CDS encoding CDP-glycerol glycerophosphotransferase family protein — protein: MASELDRIGFLIHNPEMFNHYHAVWQHLPAGSVEIAVTGKTQQDIDTVIAASERRNLPWRDARELLARKERYNTLVSSFPQHYLRGADSPYLPKSIGRCNLRFMYANGKAGWNFQPWNQQYDSILCFGPYQAEHLEFCRNTLKVQMGYPRFDRFFNQPLDRIASLTALKLDPSRKTVVWLPTWSTLSSIELFAVAIARLQTHYNVIVKPHPITLTDEPARMRELERFNCVIREHIDNVELFQLADFLLCDYGGSAFGGIYTDRNVLLLDLPNAESDPLMGEDSSDIWLRKYMPHLTAQQAGRLEEMLDDEALWTAQRSVRASLSQYYFAPFYGYAGQVAALAIANAARSLAGRA
- a CDS encoding adenylyl-sulfate kinase, producing MVIWLIGLSGSGKTTLGKEIVSQWKTSAPNTVLVDGDEVRRIFRQDTQAADYSMAGRRLNAERIFELCAWLDAQNINVVCSILSIFPDLRARNREQFQRYFEVYLNPPMQTLLERDTKGLYRKALAGEMNDMVGVDIAFPAPTAADLEIDTSQPGDVSALARHIIEQAQESA